A single window of Toxotes jaculatrix isolate fToxJac2 chromosome 4, fToxJac2.pri, whole genome shotgun sequence DNA harbors:
- the pcm1 gene encoding pericentriolar material 1 protein isoform X7 translates to MATGGTPLDDSSEELHNWTVTNSSLEDRLNNMDWGVQQKKANRSSEKNKKKLAAAVVESRLTNDISPESTPGAGRRRARTPHSFPHIKYTTQMSVPDQAELDKLRQRINFTDLDERSIGSDSQGRVTAANNQRQLAGENKKPYNFLPLHVNTNKSKELLPPSSSAPATPAITKETKKQSPGLRDTLTPVVPTKETPRLSHGGTERGPLLHRDYGRGEPRIDSSQVVSKLIQIREYISKASSMRDDLVEKNDVPANVERLSHLIDHLKEQEKSYLRFLQKMLARENEEDDVGTLDSAVGSSSLADSTSLNIEMRSSDASNAMDGRPEVVRADQKEELENLRKQHELLKKMLEQQEQLRALQGRQEALMAMQHSAEQALAVIEDTVVTETTGSVSGLSITSELNDELNDLIQRFHNQLHDSQTKAVPDNRRQAESLSLSREVCWSRAPQTVGPPQHRPLLHSASGPHTGLDTGATAASAKLTKLQELQDKKQTMDKILQELHSLRDQTLNNNSCRGLSTQCSLSMGGSSDCPSALCSNGASASTSFHPSLTQHQDSSNSTDKLKKLKEVHKRLNELRELVQYYEQTSDMMVDAVNENVKEDDDDEEEEEEDETEDGSMFEAMFDSEQENRQPVTNIRNPQRSGNWTDLNSLTNGRSVRSSGTNNRDSRLNTECEINNRSAANLRSLNIPSAIECQYNRDTPYNQVKDEDEDEDCLDNDAVAQAVTQDSEASGSSRRSSLGNDGGFPQKVHRQTAKQKLRQLQELVAMVQSDDTDGTTANEDETLHQQPNNTRATAARPLGGGSKNPGDLTLSSKAREKLYKEKLLQQKQELKQLHEERQRLIEIQGKIQDLQWACPDLQSSVSSTLSQQGLLKKVPVAVSTPATMPATMPATGPKTNSAVLKPTAPEAATSSVTDNEQLWSEMRRHQILREELRQRRKHLESLMAEHQRRSGLSDSPRRTDDQDSLATPSQPVSRDERTMATWGSTPCHLDDDDDDDDDDGDDDDDDNDEYHSEIGAEEEEEQEECAESSSDDDIHIYSSSRNQCSYSNRNNQGSNLKPPPAFAGEGSGHLHNKIKAKQQQQQQQSRSLNQSASQHGGTRRQENLRWASELSFAEGSCHWQEQVSQLQRQLDFSTSMCQTLLQDQQTLSYMLQTLLTGQYSLLPNNVSSPQVHLVMHQLNQCYTQLAWQQNNVQRLKQVLSDLLRQQQQQQQQQQPSSSASGFNLYPLFPPAMGEFPQGAVGHTAPDHQKQQLDPNTSIKTEYMSFPPPLQRSPLNTTTERGPAGWLNTSYTNNTVQHHPSKTQSQESPSSSPTFVNRHSRPQDFDQASQESFSSMPDPVDPTTITKTFKAGRKASAQANLASRSKTPNSKSRRRRSKGHNRNNEGHDSDSVSSTADFAQERAAPSRQKDQNQSLLDKLTQEKLDNKTKLGNKRNDLSSAYAWRTPFLSNRIACTEAPDASSDFSLFEALRETIYSEVATLISQNESRPHFLIELFHELQLLNTDYLRQRALYSLQDIVTRHLAEKSAAEDQLPPLGPVVWAAGSQSELTPSESLATSDAEVVEKNLKLTQDTMKKRDDAESVDNDSTMSTSSNLEPFANDDLGNTVIHLDKALARIREYERMKLKAEFNPCNASTADSEVSHAEHPSANPGEPVEGGATGDVRCPQIDTQQLDRQIKAIMTEVIPFLKENMDEVCSLQLLTSVRRMVLTLTQQNDESKEFVRFFHKQLGGILQDSLSKFVGRTLKDCGEDLLVEISEILFNELAFFRLMQDLDNSSSIALAAKHKNKKKAEQSSKAKHSLKDQDEAEQEGDSTLQELYLQTEMKNNRSSEASEVEEEDEDEGVGQGMPLSISLSKAETQPLTNYGSGEDENEEEEIEEFEAGPVDVQTSLQASADGQVEQEGTTASETLETKTEQRSSENNEVGTANSTGDEHTLAACQNPEEESKAEAAASEENTAVSQEGQEVPKESTTTSSPDTDSPVMINVDEMGSGNTSQKSDEEDFVKVDDLPLQLTVMCEEELQKRIVEEQQNNNLSVEILNGNTESLTGLVGNAEALKEPDTVGAQSV, encoded by the exons AGGAGCATCGGCAGTGACTCCCAGGGGCGTGTCACAGCTGCCAACAACCAGCGCCAGTTAGCTGGAGAGAATAAGAAACCCTACAACTTCCTACCTCTGCATGTAAACACTAACAAAAGCAAGGaactgctccctccctcctcttcggCCCCAGCCACCCCAGCAATCACCAAGGAAACCAAGAAGCAGAGCCCAGGACTCAGAGATACGTTAACCCCTGTCGTTCCTACCAAGGAAACTCCAAGGCTCAGCCATGGTGGCACAGAGAGAGGGCCCTTGCTGCACAGAGATTATGGGAGAGGAGAGCCAAGAATAGACAGCAGCCAG GTGGTGAGCAAACTGATACAGATCCGGGAGTACATCAGTAAGGCCAGCTCCATGAGGGATGACCTGGTGGAGAAGAATGATGTGCCGGCCAACGTGGAGCGTCTTTCTCATCTCATCGACCACCTCAAGGAGCAGGAGAAGTCCTATTTGCGGTTCCTGCAGAAAATGCTG GCGCGGGAGAATGAGGAGGATGACGTGGGGACCCTGGACTCTGCAGTGGGCTCCAGTTCACTGGCAGATAGCACGTCTCTTAACATTGAGATGCGCTCTTCAGATGCCTCAAATGCAATG GATGGTAGGCCAGAAGTTGTACGTGCTGACCAGAAGGAAGAATTAGAGAATCTGCGTAAGCAGCACGAGCTGCTGAAGAAGAtgctggagcagcaggagcagctcaGGGCCCTGCAGGGCCGGCAGGAAGCTCTAATGGCCATGCAGCACAGTGCAGAACAGGCACTTGCTGTGATTGAAGACACTG tTGTCACAGAAACCACAGGCAGTGTTTCAGGCCTGAGCATCACATCAGAACTGAATGATGAGTTAAACGATTTGATCCAGCGGTTCCACAACCAGCTACATGACTCTCAG ACTAAAGCAGTGCCAGACAACCGTCGCCAAGCAGAGAGTCTTTCCCTCTCCAGAGAGGTGTGCTGGTCTAGGGCTCCCCAGACTGTTGGCCCACCTCAACACAGGCCACTCCTCCACTCTGCCTCTGGGCCACACACAGGGCTAGACACTGGAGCAACAGCGGCCAGTGCAAAACTCACCAAGCTCCAAGAACTCCAAGACAAAAAGCAAACCATGGATAAGATCCTGCAGGAGCTGCATTCACTCAGAGACCAGACTCTCAATAATAACTCAT GTCGTGGCTTGTCAACACAGTGCAGTCTGAGTATGGGAGGATCCTCAGATTGTccatctgctctctgctctAATGGGGCCTCAGCTTCCACTTCCTTTCATCCTTCACTCACACAACACCAGGACAGCTCTAACTCCACAGACAAGCTCAA GAAGCTAAAGGAGGTCCACAAGCGTTTGAATGAGCTGCGGGAGTTAGTTCAGTACTATGAGCAGACTTCTGATATGATGGTGGATGCGGTCAATGAGAATGTgaaagaggatgatgatgatgaagaggaggaggaagaagatgagaCAGAGGACGGCTCTATGTTTGAGGCCATGTTTGACTCTGAGCAGGAGAACCGCCAGCCTGTAACTAACATCAG AAACCCTCAGCGCAGTGGGAACTGGACAGACCTGAACAGCCTGACAAACGGGCGCAGTGTCAGGAGTAGTGGCACTAACAACCGGGACAGCAGACTCAACACTGAGTGTGAAATCAACAACCGTTCAGCAGCCAACCTTCGCAGCCTCAACATCCCCTCAGCCATAG AGTGTCAGTACAACAGGGACACACCTTATAATCAAGTGAAGGAcgaggatgaagatgaggactgTCTTGACAATGATGCAGTGGCACAGGCTGTGACTCAAGACAGTGAGGCATCGGGGtccagcaggaggagcagcctgGGGAACGATGGAGGTTTTCCCCAAAAGGTTCATCGACAGACAGCGAAGCAGAAACTACGGCAGCTGCAGGAACTGGTGGCCATGGTTCAG AGTGATGACACAGATGGTACAACAGCTAATGAGGATGAAACTTTACACCAACAACCAAATAATACCAGAGCTACTGCAGCTAGGCCACTTGGGGGTGGATCTAAGAATCCCGGAGACCTAACCCTCTCCAGCAAGGCCAG GGAGAAGTTATACAAGGAGAAACTTCTTCAGCAGAAACAGGAATTGAAGCAGCTCCATGAAGAGCGCCAGAGACTCATTGAAATTCAAGGCAAGATCCAGGACTTGCAGTGGGCTTGCCCTGACCTCCAG TCATCAGTGTCTAGCACATTGAGTCAGCAGGGTTTGCTCAAAAAGGTCCCAGTTGCAGTTTCCACTCCGGCCACTATGCCGGCCACTATGCCGGCCACTGGACCAAAAACCAACTCGGCTGTGCTCAAACCCACTGCTCCAGAAGCAGCTACTTCTTCAGTCACTGACAATGAG CAGCTTTGGTCAGAGATGCGTCGCCACCAGATCCTACGGGAAGAACTGCGCCAACGCAGAAAGCACTTAGAGTCCTTGATGGCTGAACACCAGAGGCGCAGCGGTCTCAGTGACTCTCCCCGTCGGACTGATGACCAAGATAGCCTTGCTACACCCTCACAACCTGTCAGTAGGGATGAAAG GACAATGGCAACCTGGGGTTCCACTCCCTGCCaccttgatgatgatgatgatgatgatgatgatgatggtgatgatgacgacgacgacAATGATGAGTATCACTCAGAGATCGGcgctgaggaggaagaggagcaggaagaaTGTGCAGAGAGCAGCTCTGATGATGACATCCACATCTACTCTTCAAGCAGGAACCAGTGCTCATACAGTAACAGGAATAATCAAGGAAG taACCTGAAGCCTCCACCAGCCTTTGCAGGTGAGGGTAGTGGACATCTTCATAACAAGATCAAggccaagcagcagcagcagcagcagcagtccagAAGTTTGAACCAGTCTGCGAGCCAGCATGGTGGTACACGACGGCAAGAAAACCTGCGCTGGGCTTCAGAACTTTCCTTTGCTGAGGGCTCATGCCACTGGCAGGAACAGGTCAGCCAGTTGCAGAGACAGCTGGACTTCAGCACCAGCATGTGTCAAACACTCCTTCAGGACCAGCAG ACACTGTCATACATGTTGCAAACACTGCTGACAGGTCAGTACAGCTTGCTACCCAACAACGTGTCATCACCACAGGTCCACCTGGTCATGCACCAACTCAACCAGTGTTACACCCAGCTGGCTTGGCAGCAAAACAACGTACAAAG ACTAAAGCAGGTCCTAAGCGACCTACTtcgccagcagcagcagcagcaacaacagcagcagccttcctCTTCAGCATCAG GCTTTAACTTGTATCCACTGTTCCCTCCTGCCATGGGTGAGTTCCCTCAGGGTGCGGTAGGTCATACTGCACCTGACCACCAGAAGCAGCAATTAGACCCGAACACCTCTATCAAAACGGAGTACATGAGTTTCCCCCCTCCACTGCAGCGCTCTCCTCttaacacaacaacagaaagagG ACCAGCTGGCTGGCTTAACACTTCCTACACAAACAACACCGTCCAGCATCACCCAtctaaaacacaatcacaagagtcgccctcctcctcccctacTTTTGTGAACCGCCACTCCAGACCTCAAGACTTTGACCAGGCTTCACAGGAAAGCTTCAGCAGCATGCCCGATCCTGTTGACCCCACCACCATAACAAAGACTTTCAAAGCTGGTCGTAAGGCCTCTGCACAAGCCAACCTAGCCTCCCGAAGCAAGACTCCCAACTCTAAGAGTCGTCGCAGAAGGAGCAAAGGGCACAACAGGAACAATGAAG gccacgacagtgacagtgttaGCAGCACTGCAGACTTTGCCCAGGAGAGGGCAGCCCCTTCTCGTCAGAAGGATCAGAATCAGAGTCTGCTGGACAAGCTAACTCAAGAGAAACTAGACAACAAGACTAAGCTTGGGAATAAAAGAAATGACCTCTCCTCCG CGTATGCTTGGAGAACACCCTTCCTCTCTAACAGAATTGCATGCACAGAAGCACCAG ATGCAAGcagtgacttctctctgttcgAGGCTCTGAGGGAGACGATTTATTCTGAGGTGGCTACCTTGATATCACAGAATGAGTCCCGACCTCACTTTCTCATCGAGCTCTTccatgagctgcagctgctcaacACAGACTACTTACGGCAGAGGGCACTCTATTCCCTCCAG GATATAGTGACCAGGCACCTGGCAGAGAAGAGTGCAGCTGAGGACCAGCTGCCTCCTCTTGGTCCTGTGGTGTGGGCTGCAGGTTCTCAGTCTGAGCTGACACCCAGTGAGAGTCTGGCTACTAGTGATGCA gaggtggtggagaaaAACTTGAAGCTCACACAGGACACAATGAAGAAGAGGGATGATGCAGAATCTGTGGACAATGACAGCACCATGTCAACCTCCTCCAACCTGGAGCCATTTGCTAATGATGACCTGG GCAACACGGTGATTCATTTAGACAAAGCTCTGGCCAGGATTAGGGAGTATGAGCGCATGAAGCTTAAAGCTGAATTTAACCCCTGCAACGCCAGCACTGCAGACTCTGAAGTCTCACATGCTGAACATCCTTCCGCTAACCCTGGTGAACCAGTGGAAG GGGGTGCGACTGGTGACGTGCGCTGTCCTCAGATTGACACGCAGCAGTTGGATCGTCAGATCAAAGCCATCATGACAGAAGTCATACCCTTCCTTAAG GAGAACATGGATGAGGTGTGCTCCCTCCAGCTGTTGACATCTGTGCGGCGCATGGTTCTTACTCTCACACAACAAAATGATGAAAGCAAGGAGTTTGTCCGCTTTTTCCACAAACAGCTGGGAGGCATCCTGCAG GACTCTCTTAGCAAATTTGTTGGCCGCACTCTGAAGGACTGTGGAGAGGACCTTCTGGTGGAAATCTCAGAGATCCTTTTCAATGAACTGGCCTTTTTTAGGCTCATGCAGGATttggacaacagcagcagcatcgcTTTGGCagccaaacacaaaaataagaaGAAGGCTGAACAATCCAGTAAAGCAAAACACAGTCTCAAG GACCAAGATGAGGCTGAGCAGGAAGGTGATTCTACGCTCCAGGAGCTCtacctgcagacagagatgaagaacaACAGGAGCAGTGAAGCTTCAGAGGttgaagaggaagatgaggatgaagggGTTGGACAGGGAATGCCTCTGTCAATCA gtctctccaaaGCAGAGACTCAGCCCCTGACAAACTATGGCAGTGGGGAGGAtgagaatgaggaggaggaaatcgAGGAGTTTGAGGCCGGACCTGTTGATGTCCAAACTTCCTTGCAGGCTTCTGCTGATGGACAGGTAGAGCAGGAG GGGACAACAGCCAGTGAAACCCTggagacaaaaactgaacagaggAGTTCAGAGAATAATGAGG TTGGGACCGCGAATTCCACAGGAGATGAACATACCTTAGCGGCGTGCCAGAATCCAGAGGAGGAGAGTaaagctgaggctgctgcttcAGAAGAAAACACTGCGGTCTCTCAGGAAGGCCAGGAAGTCCCCAAGGAGTCAACCACTACCAGCAGTCcggacacagactcaccagtCATGATCAACGTAGAT GAGATGGGGTCAGGTAACACTAGTCAGAAGTCTGATGAGGAAGACTTTGTGAAGGTGGATGACTTGCCATTGCAGCTTACAGTCATGTGTGAG GAGGAGCTTCAGAAGAGAAtagtggaggagcagcagaataACAACCTGTCTGTGGAGATCCTTAATGGGAACACTGAATCGCTGACTGGGCTGGtgggaaatgcagaagcactgAAGGAACCAG acaCCGTTGGTGCCCAGAGTGTGTAA